A region from the bacterium genome encodes:
- a CDS encoding DUF4957 domain-containing protein, with protein sequence MKKFTLLLPLFLLFLYAPLLSQTVVPVPAGTDGLAAACAAASAGDIIELTTNGGLYTETAKLVIDKPLTIRAASGLVQKPLLVSGAADAMIQFSADFTLAGVILDGAQGAVPTAVGITNSPNTSGYNLTVLNSDFINLDNADHSKGFGIFGVPSSVVDTVLIQNCTFAHILDMGISFNDPLTATGSVNVFKADNCTFWDMNSEAIYIDAFDSKMETKDPEVTFNKLTVYDCGSYNLIAHYIDYSVLTNSLVVLPELNTSYAPTKIYGTHSKVENFLYFNTRDIDMSYGATDFQLINVLPQENPGFADAANGNFSYPATSPAVLVGEDGSTIYLGDDRWWPKSAPETVYLAAGENVLSAALAAAVDGQTLILTSNGGVYHESAKLIVDKKITIKAADELVQKPVLSSDATDAMIEVSAGLTLKGLVLDGALGGVPTTTGITIKPQTSGYNLAVLESDLLNFGNASGSTGYGIFGDPTAVVDSCLIQNCYFAHIVKMGISFKSPQTATGSVNVFKADNCTFWDINAEAIYVDAADSKMETKDPEVTFNKLTVYDCGSYNLIAHYIDYSVLTNSLVVLPELNTSYAPTKIYGTHSKVENFLYLNTRDIDMSYGATDFQLINVVPQGDPGFADPANGNFHYALDSPAILFSEDGAPIYLGDDRWWPVTTGVNCTEQKSLPAEFTLAQNMPNPFNPVTTIHFTLPVAQRITLKVYNMLGEEVATLADGVLSAGLHKVQWNAADRPSGLYLYRLVTESAAATRRMLLLK encoded by the coding sequence GTGAAAAAATTTACTCTGCTGCTGCCGCTTTTCCTGTTGTTCCTCTATGCCCCGCTCCTGTCCCAAACAGTTGTTCCGGTGCCCGCGGGCACCGATGGCCTCGCTGCAGCCTGTGCGGCTGCGTCGGCGGGCGATATCATCGAATTGACGACCAATGGCGGTCTCTACACTGAAACCGCCAAACTGGTCATCGACAAACCGCTGACCATCCGCGCAGCCAGCGGACTTGTCCAGAAGCCGCTGCTGGTCTCCGGCGCCGCCGATGCAATGATCCAGTTCTCAGCGGATTTTACCCTTGCAGGTGTCATCCTCGATGGCGCGCAGGGCGCGGTCCCAACCGCGGTGGGTATCACCAACTCCCCCAATACCTCCGGCTACAATCTGACGGTCCTAAACAGTGATTTTATCAATCTGGATAATGCTGACCACTCCAAAGGCTTCGGCATTTTCGGCGTCCCCAGCTCGGTCGTCGACACCGTCCTCATCCAGAACTGCACCTTCGCCCACATCCTCGACATGGGCATCAGCTTCAATGACCCCCTGACCGCCACCGGCTCGGTCAACGTCTTCAAGGCTGACAACTGCACCTTCTGGGATATGAACTCCGAGGCCATCTATATCGATGCCTTCGACTCCAAAATGGAGACCAAGGACCCCGAGGTCACCTTCAACAAGCTCACCGTCTATGACTGCGGTAGCTACAACCTCATCGCCCACTACATCGACTACTCCGTGCTCACCAACTCTTTGGTGGTCCTCCCCGAGCTCAACACCAGCTACGCCCCCACCAAGATCTACGGCACCCACTCCAAGGTCGAGAATTTCCTCTATTTCAACACCCGCGACATCGATATGAGCTACGGCGCCACCGACTTTCAGCTCATCAATGTCCTGCCCCAGGAAAATCCCGGATTCGCAGATGCGGCGAACGGCAACTTTTCCTACCCGGCGACCTCACCAGCCGTGCTGGTTGGCGAAGATGGCTCGACCATCTATCTCGGCGATGACCGCTGGTGGCCGAAATCCGCCCCGGAGACAGTCTACCTCGCAGCCGGCGAGAATGTCCTCTCCGCCGCCCTCGCGGCAGCCGTCGATGGCCAGACCCTGATCCTCACCAGCAACGGCGGCGTCTATCATGAATCCGCCAAACTGATCGTCGACAAAAAGATCACCATCAAGGCCGCGGACGAACTGGTGCAAAAACCGGTCCTCAGCTCCGATGCCACCGACGCCATGATCGAAGTCTCCGCCGGCTTGACCCTCAAGGGCCTCGTCCTCGATGGCGCCCTCGGCGGCGTGCCCACCACCACCGGCATTACCATCAAACCGCAGACCTCAGGCTATAATCTCGCTGTCCTGGAAAGCGATCTGCTCAACTTCGGTAATGCCTCCGGATCCACCGGCTATGGCATCTTCGGCGATCCCACCGCGGTTGTGGACAGCTGCCTGATCCAGAATTGCTACTTCGCCCATATCGTCAAGATGGGCATCAGCTTTAAATCCCCCCAGACCGCCACCGGCTCGGTCAACGTCTTCAAGGCCGACAACTGCACCTTCTGGGATATCAACGCCGAGGCCATTTACGTCGATGCCGCCGATTCCAAAATGGAGACCAAGGACCCCGAGGTCACCTTCAACAAGCTCACCGTCTATGACTGCGGTAGCTACAACCTCATCGCCCACTACATCGACTACTCCGTGCTCACCAACTCTTTGGTGGTCCTCCCCGAGCTCAACACCAGCTACGCCCCCACCAAGATCTACGGCACCCACTCCAAGGTCGAGAATTTCCTCTACCTCAACACCCGCGACATCGATATGAGCTACGGCGCCACCGATTTCCAGCTCATCAACGTCGTGCCCCAGGGAGATCCCGGATTCGCGGATCCGGCGAACGGCAACTTTCATTATGCTCTGGATTCGCCGGCCATCCTCTTCAGTGAAGACGGCGCACCGATCTATCTCGGCGATGACCGCTGGTGGCCGGTGACGACCGGCGTGAACTGCACAGAACAAAAGAGTCTGCCCGCAGAGTTCACGCTCGCCCAGAACATGCCCAATCCCTTCAATCCAGTGACGACCATCCATTTCACGCTCCCCGTCGCGCAGCGGATCACCCTCAAGGTCTACAATATGCTCGGCGAGGAGGTGGCCACACTGGCCGATGGCGTGCTGTCCGCCGGCCTCCACAAAGTGCAGTGGAATGCAGCCGACCGGCCCAGCGGTCTTTATCTCTACCGTCTGGTGACGGAGAGCGCGGCCGCTACCAGGCGGATGCTGCTGCTCAAATGA